In Saccopteryx leptura isolate mSacLep1 chromosome 9, mSacLep1_pri_phased_curated, whole genome shotgun sequence, the genomic window TGGGAAGGCTTAAGGCACTATGTTTGGGGAAGGGAAGTCAGTTCACAATGTAACTACTCTTTGAAAGTTCCTGGATGGGTTGGTCTGTATTCTGAGAGGTCCAGAGTTTAGTATATTAAGGAACCAGATTAACCAAAGCCAGTGCTTTCTAGGCTGTGAGGGCAGATGTGGGGAAGACTTGATCAACTTCTGCGTTTTCAGCCCCATGTGCTGTTGGGTCGCTCGGTTCAGCCTCCTCTGCAGGATAGATGTTGGTGTCTCTCTGAGAAGTGCATGAAGGCTTCTGACCTACCAAGGCCTTACTCTCTGAGATTCCTACTTGGGTTTTTCTTCAAAGGAAACACTCCCCACCCCATAGGATATGGGCTGTCCCATTTACATTGTTCCAGAGGAACTTCTGGGTAGGGACACTACTGGAGAGCCCCCTTGTGAGAAGCCTATCATTTGTCCAGCCCCTTCCCAGGTAGCTCCATGATCCCTTGGATCCTCCTCTACCTTCTGCTTAGGTTCTGGAACCACCTTATTGTGGCTGTTTTGAGAAGTGGCTTTTGTAGCTCCCTGAACCGCCCCCCAGCTCTGCTCTTCCTGACCATGCCCTTTGCCCACCCTGAACTTCTCAGGTTCATGCTAGGGCTGAAAGGACTTCCAGCCCCTGGAGCTGGTTGCTTCCCAGACCAGTCTAACCTCTAGATTCCCTCATCTTCTgtccttctccatttcctcccaacccaaagaaGCAATTAGAAAAAACATAAATAGTAAATGTTAATTTCATCATCACTACCATCCTCCcctcaaaagcaaaacaaacccaaaatttGGTCTCTAGTGATTGAGTACCTATAACTACCTGGTAGTTATAGGTACTCAATCACTACTATAGGTAGTTATAGGGCTCTCTGGGCCCTTCCTGTGGAATTTTGAGACTACTTGGGACCATCTGGGTCCTGGGCCTGATTATTGGCACAAATATGCCCTCTGCTGGTAAAATAGCAATGGCACTATCCTTCTCAgaaatctttaatcctagtttgcctCTTgtgccttcttttctttcttagtctCAATTCACACATTACGCCCCTCTATCGTTCTTCTGTCTCCCACCTCACCTTTACCTCCAGCCATTGTTTTCCCATGGAAACATGGTTGTTCCCTCCAGGGAACTAGGGAATGTTGATGGTAAAAGGTGTAAAGGCCTTTCCAACTTCTCTTAGTTCTGTAAACTGGGACCTAGTTTGGGAAGTATGGAGCAGGAGATTAAAAGGGGGAGAATCTGGATGGGAAACGTGGGGAAAGTGAACCAAGGGGAATGATGGAAGTAGTCAAATAAGGAtgggacagaggccctggccggttggctcagcggtagagtgttggcccagcgtgtagaaatcccgagttcgattcccagccagggcacacagaagcgcccatctacttctccatccttccccataccctttctctctctctttccccctcctgcagccaaagctccattggagcaaagttgaccctgggagctaaggatggcttcatggcctccgcctcaggcgctagaatggctctgattgcagtggagcaacaacccagaggGACCGAGcatctcactttggaaaaatacaaaaaaacataaaaccaacaaacaaaaaaagaatggtacAGAATTGGTAGAGAAGAGCAAGAGGCCAGGAAATAtgtcaaaaaagtgaaaaataggagggcagaaatggagaaagtagTCAGGAATTAGGAAATCATGGGAATGAGTTAGAGAAGATCTAGGGGAGATCAGGATTTGGGTATAACCCTAAAAGAGATGACAGCAACAAAAAGTGTGGGATATAAATTTATTCTTGTGCACAAACAAAAGTACTGTGACTCACACCCAATATGCAAAGGAAATGGTCAATTTCCAGATCAAGCAGCTAATGTGACCCTTGGTAGTCATGTTGAGAGGGGAGTCAGAGATCTGGACCTGAAGCTAGAAAGGAACAAGAGCTAGGGTTTGAGGGACAGGGTAAGACTGAAAAGAGGTTTGACTTTGGGTATTTCCTCGCCCTTTCCCAAGCAGTCAGGACGAGCTGcagaagacagagggacagactcaaAGGAGGTAGCACAGATAccaactggtttttttttttcaacactcAATATATACTCTCACATCCCCTACCATCATCCTCTTTAACAAGTACATCTTTTCCCTCACATTTTCCCCAATCCCCTCTTGTACACGGCTGGTTTCTTGTTACCTTACTTTACTCTCTCCGAAAActgttctcactctctctcactatgcttctcttttgttctcactctctctcaccatGCTTCTCTTTGTGGCTCAGTCgatttcattcatttctgctctgcttctagtTCTGCCTCACTTTATACACCAtggctcttttctttctgtctgccttaggtttatgaggcaatgaagccgATGATTTCTTCATTCTCCTTTTGTTCACTTCCTGGGTGCTTGTTGCTCAGCATGGGCCTCTTAAGTTGCTGTCTGAAATCCTGAGGAATAGAATTCttagttcgattcccagtctaGCTGGTATAACTCAGCCCATACAAACTGTCCTAGTCCTTCAAGTCTCCTCATACTACATGAGTTTCACAGGATGCTGTATACCAGCTACAGGCACTAGTCTTTAACTCTAGTgaatctctttctctcaccttctTTTATTAACACAAGGGTGAGACCCACATTGGATCTTTATTTAGATCTCTCCTCTTACTCTTGCCTCAAAGACAGCAGAGCACATctgtgcacgcatgcacacacacacacatacacacacactggcacatacacacgtgcacacatacaTGCCTAGGTATATGCCAGCCAAGTTTGGGAAAAGTGAGGAGTAGAGAGCAACTTTAGAGCAAACAAGGACTGATTCAGTTCTTTTGCTGCCTGCTGGTTGATGAGCTTCTTGCTTGAGTTCTCAGTGGTAGCTTCCCTATGTGCTTCTCGTTGAACATTTAGGCtcacagagaaaagaacaaagtagAGAAATAGAGACCAGTGGGGGATATGGGTGCAGAGACCTCGAGATAAAGACAGAGATCCAGGCAAGGAActatagagacaaagagaaacacaGATACCAAAGCAGAGATATTAGGTTGGAAAGCAGCAGGTAGGTTGGAAGCCAGGAGGAAGCCAGGGAATGGGATAGCAAATTCAAAACTATCTCTGGCAGGAGGGAATTTAGCCTCCAGATGCCTGAGAGAGGGGGTATGCTGTATAGGAGAAGCAACTTTAAGAACTGCATGTTCCACCTCTCCTTGGTCCTGGAAGCTGTGCCCTACTCAGTGGTGGCCTGCCCCAGGCCTCCACACATGAGCCTGCAATCCCGTTCTGGTGGCTGAAAACCTGGGCCTGGCTACCTGGAAGCCACAGGAGCTGGGGGAGGTCCCAAGACCCCTGGGAGACTCTGGAATAGGGGTTGTGCTAAGGAGAGGGGCTGTGGCCAGCTCTGCCTTCCAGATGGGCTCATCCAATGTAGTGGCAGCTCGGGGGGCAAGAACAGTGGGAGCCAGGGGCTCTGCAGTGGGCTGGGGTGCTGGAGTGGAAAATCTGCGGATCTCCTGGATTCTGGCAGTTTTGGGGGGCCCTGAGGAGGTGGAGCCAGAAGTTTGGGGAACTTCATCAAAACAGAACATGGCAGTTTTCAGTTGGTAGGGCTGGTGTCGCATAAAATCCAAAGCCTTGATGCCCTGCTTGGGGGTTGCCCGCGGCCCCTGGGATTGGGCCTTATTAGGGAGAGTTCGGGCAGTTTGGGGGAAAAAGGGTGAGAGCAGTGGGTTGTAAGCAATAGGAGGTGGGGCACGGATGTTGGGTGAATATTTCCAGGAAGGGGGCAGTGAGGGAGTAGGAGAAGGGCTTCGGGGCCGAGGCCCAAAGGCAGGACTAGGTGTAGCTTCCACCACGTACCTGTCGGCTCGGCTTTGCCTCTTGGCAAACAgctccccacccctaccctgaAGCCTTGGTGGCTCAGGAATTCCAGCAGAGGGGGCTGCCCCGTTCACTAGCCCATCAGAGAACCCTCGAGACGGGGGTTTAGGAGCCACTGGGGGTGGAGTCTTAGGAGCCACAGGGGGCGGGGTCTTGGGATTAATTGGAGGCGGGGTTTTAGGTGTCACGTGAGGCGGGGTCTTGTAACTCCTGCCCCCTGGTGGCTGCATGAAGTTGCAGGCTTCAGCCCCGAGGCTCAGAGCATCCTCGTCTGGACCAGATTCAGCTCCCCCGGCCCGGGGTTTTTCATCCAGGTTCTGCACCAGCGATAGCAGCTCGGGGTTGGGCGAGTTCTTCATTTCCTCGTTTCCCGACCGGAACATCTGCTTCCGGGTCCCCCGACGCCGAGCCTCTTGGAGGATGCCGGTGCGAGCAGCCGGCACCGAGATGCGCTGCTCGCGGGCGCTGGGAGGCTCCGGGGCCATGGGGCCTGCGGCGGGCGCCTCTGGGCGCGCAGCGGGTCGCAGAGGCGTTGATAGGAAGATAGAAGCGGTGGAGGTCATGGCAGCGGTGCTAGGGAGAGCGGGGGGCTCTGGGGCCCCGCCTGGCGTAACCGGACGATTGGGGGCTGGAATATACAGGGAGCTAGTGGCCGTCACGGGGCCCGAAGAGCGTGGGGTGctgggggagctggaggctgaCACGTAGCTGGGAACCCCTGAGGTGAAGCTGGGCAGAGGGGTGGGCCCCTGAGGCGAGGACAAGAAAGGcggtggggtggggctgaggcCTCCCCGGCCTTCATCCGGCCTCTTGGGGGCCAGCGGCCGGAAAATGACCGAGGTGGTGGTACCTGGCCGCTGCCCTTGTAAGCCTGGAGTAAAGGGCCTGGCTGACCGGTTAAAGATGCTTGGAGCTGGGGTAGGGGTTCCACCGCCTGGGAGGAAGGGTCTGGGGCTGGCCAAAGGGCTTAGCGACTGGAGCAGCACCGCCGCCTCCGGCGGAGCGCTCTGGGCCCGAGGTGGTGACTGCTGGCCGGTCCCGTTGAGCATGGCTGCTGGACCCTCACCGGCCAGCTCCTGGGTGCTGGAGACTGCGCGCTGGCGT contains:
- the SYNPO2L gene encoding synaptopodin 2-like protein isoform X2, whose translation is METFEPINQESLSQASSNKAPGPVPELQDPFYAELQRAESLQEKSVKEAKTKCRTIASLLTAAPNPHSKGVLMFKKRRQRAKKYTLVSFGSAAGTGVEEEDGVPPTSESELDEEAFSDARSLTNQSDWDSPYLDMELGRPGSGAAEGQGPGLGGQLSEASGRGVQLFEQQRQRAVSSTQELAGEGPAAMLNGTGQQSPPRAQSAPPEAAVLLQSLSPLASPRPFLPGGGTPTPAPSIFNRSARPFTPGLQGQRPGTTTSVIFRPLAPKRPDEGRGGLSPTPPPFLSSPQGPTPLPSFTSGVPSYVSASSSPSTPRSSGPVTATSSLYIPAPNRPVTPGGAPEPPALPSTAAMTSTASIFLSTPLRPAARPEAPAAGPMAPEPPSAREQRISVPAARTGILQEARRRGTRKQMFRSGNEEMKNSPNPELLSLVQNLDEKPRAGGAESGPDEDALSLGAEACNFMQPPGGRSYKTPPHVTPKTPPPINPKTPPPVAPKTPPPVAPKPPSRGFSDGLVNGAAPSAGIPEPPRLQGRGGELFAKRQSRADRYVVEATPSPAFGPRPRSPSPTPSLPPSWKYSPNIRAPPPIAYNPLLSPFFPQTARTLPNKAQSQGPRATPKQGIKALDFMRHQPYQLKTAMFCFDEVPQTSGSTSSGPPKTARIQEIRRFSTPAPQPTAEPLAPTVLAPRAATTLDEPIWKAELATAPLLSTTPIPESPRGLGTSPSSCGFQVARPRFSATRTGLQAHVWRPGAGHH
- the SYNPO2L gene encoding synaptopodin 2-like protein isoform X1 — encoded protein: MGAEEELLVTLSGGAPWGFRLQGGAEQRKPLQVSKIRRRSQAGRVGLRERDQLLAINGVSCTTLSHASAMSLIDASGNQLVLTVRRVEDERPLRSPSPGELQVLSPLSPLSPEPPGAPVTQSLQPGSLLSPPDSEAYYGETDSDADGPATQEKHRRPRRRGPTRPTPPGAPPDEVYLSDSPAEPAPAIPGSSNQGDSRVSSPSWEDGATLQPPPAEALLLPHGPLRPGPHLIPMVGPVSHPVAEDLTTTYTQKAKQAKLQRAESLQEKSVKEAKTKCRTIASLLTAAPNPHSKGVLMFKKRRQRAKKYTLVSFGSAAGTGVEEEDGVPPTSESELDEEAFSDARSLTNQSDWDSPYLDMELGRPGSGAAEGQGPGLGGQLSEASGRGVQLFEQQRQRAVSSTQELAGEGPAAMLNGTGQQSPPRAQSAPPEAAVLLQSLSPLASPRPFLPGGGTPTPAPSIFNRSARPFTPGLQGQRPGTTTSVIFRPLAPKRPDEGRGGLSPTPPPFLSSPQGPTPLPSFTSGVPSYVSASSSPSTPRSSGPVTATSSLYIPAPNRPVTPGGAPEPPALPSTAAMTSTASIFLSTPLRPAARPEAPAAGPMAPEPPSAREQRISVPAARTGILQEARRRGTRKQMFRSGNEEMKNSPNPELLSLVQNLDEKPRAGGAESGPDEDALSLGAEACNFMQPPGGRSYKTPPHVTPKTPPPINPKTPPPVAPKTPPPVAPKPPSRGFSDGLVNGAAPSAGIPEPPRLQGRGGELFAKRQSRADRYVVEATPSPAFGPRPRSPSPTPSLPPSWKYSPNIRAPPPIAYNPLLSPFFPQTARTLPNKAQSQGPRATPKQGIKALDFMRHQPYQLKTAMFCFDEVPQTSGSTSSGPPKTARIQEIRRFSTPAPQPTAEPLAPTVLAPRAATTLDEPIWKAELATAPLLSTTPIPESPRGLGTSPSSCGFQVARPRFSATRTGLQAHVWRPGAGHH